DNA from Deinococcus deserti VCD115:
TTTGGACTGTTCAACGGAACTCTGGTCGCCCGGTTTAATATTCAGCCCTTTATCGCGACTCTGATTTTGTTCATCGCAGGGCGCGGCATTGCGCAGGTGATCACCAACGGGCAGCTACAGACGTTCAGCCACCCCGGGTTTCAGTACATCGGCCTCGGACGTCCCCTTGGTATTCCATTTCAGGTGATCCTGATGGTGCTGGTGGTCGGACTGTTCGCCTGGGTCATGCGGCGTACCGTGTTCGGGCGGCAGGTTCTCGCCGTAGGAGGCAATGAGGCCGCAGCGCGTCTTGCCGGAGTTCCCGTGGGACGGGTGAAGCTCGCAGTCTACGGCATCACCGGGCTGCTGGCCGGTCTGGCGGGCCTGATCGTGATCGCAATCAATGCGTCCTCCGACGCCAACCAGGTGGGCCTGAATATGGAACTGGACGCGATCGCGGCTGTCGCCGTCGGCGGTACGGTCCTGACGGGAGGACGCGCGACCATCATCGGCACCCTGATTGGTGCGCTGATCATTCAGCTTATTCGCTACACCCTGCTTGCCCGGGGCGTTCCAGAGGCCGTCGCCCTGGTCGTCAAGGCCATCATCATCCTGGTCGCGGTGTATATCCAGCGCCGCTGATCCGACCCAAGGAGACCACACCGACGTGACGACCACCCCCGCTCCCCTCGCGTCTCCCACCCGAATCCGCACCGCTCAACTCCTGCAACAGTACGGCGTCCTGGTTGCCCTGGGTCTGCTTATTCTGTTCGGAGCCCTCCGTTATGACGGTTTCCTGACGCCTTATAACATCTCCACTGTCCTGGCGTACAACTCCATGTTCGGGCTGATTGCGCTTGGCATGACCTTCGTCATCATGACCGGAGGAATTGATCTCAGCGTGGGAAGTGTCGCGGCCCTTGCAAGTGTGGTCGCCGCGCTGCTCAGTCCTTATGGCCTGTGGCCTGCCTTATTCGGCGCGGTTGCCGCAGCGACATTGCTTGGGTTGATCAACGGGCTGATCATTGCGTATCTCAAGATCCTGCCCTTTATCACGACGCTTGCCATGCTGCTGGCCGCGCGAGGACTGGCCCTGATGTTTTCGAACAATGAATCCGTATCGGCCGACTTCGATCACGGGTTTACGACTTTCGGGCAGGGCAGCATTGGCGGCGTCCCATTCACTGCAATCGTTCTGTTTGGCGCTTTTGCGGTAGGAATGCTGGCCCTGCGCTATACCCGGTTCGGACGCCATGTGCTGGCCATTGGTGGGAACGAGGAGGCGTCGCGCCTGATGGGTCTGCCTGTCGAACGGACGCTGGTTCTTGTGTATGTACTCTCCGGTGCCCTCGCTGGCCTCGCGGGTGTCATTCTCGCATCGCAGTTCGGCGCAGGGCAGCCAACGGAGGGCCTGGGATGGGAACTTACCGCCATCGCGGCTGTGGTCGTTGGGGGCACCCTCTTGACCGGTGGGAGCGGTTCGGTCGGGTCAACCCTGGTTGGGGTGCTGCTGCTCGGCATGATCTTCAACATCCTGAATTTCGAGAACGGCCGCGGAACGATCAGCCTCAGCGCCTACTGGCAATCAGTCATCCGCGGTGCCTTCCTGCTGGTCGTGGTGCTTCTCCAGAACCGACTGACGCGAGGATCAAAGCCCTAAATTCTGCCTGTTTATCGCTCAACGCCCTCTTTCTCTCGCCCCGGAGGATTCCATGACGCTCAGCAGTGCAACGAAGCCCGTGCAAGAGCAGTACGACGTGCCATCGATCATGGCAGGCATTTACGGAGACGGCATTATCGGCCTCAAGGGAGCCTTTTCCCGGGAGTGGGTCGCGCAGCTTGGCCGCGAACTTCCGGAGCTGTACACAGCAGCTCTGGCCCGTCCGGGCGGCGCCGTCGGGCGCGGGACCAACCGGCACTATGTGGAGATTCACCCCGAGGACATCAGCGGCTTTCTGGATCTGGTGACCCATCCGTGGATCGTGGCGGTGTGCACCAGCGTGCTGGGTCCGAACTACAAGATCGTCGAGATCGGCTTCGACGTGCCCAACCCCGGAGCGAAAGATCAGCCCTGGCACCGCGATTTCCCGGCCACCTCCGAGACACTGGTGGACCGCCGCCTGAACTCGCTGGCGTTCAACCTGACCACCGTGGATGTCGAAGAAGACATGGGTCCGTTCGAAATCGCTCCGGGCACCCAGTGGGATGACCCCAGCGAGTATGACCACGGCATGTTCCCGCCGGTGTCGCTGTTCCCTCGGTATCACGCCCTGGCACAGCGCAAGCTGCCCAAGATGGGCGACATTTCGGCCCGCAGTGCCCTGACCATTCACCGCGGCACGGCGAATGTCAGCAATAAACCGCGTCCTGTACTGGTGCTGGGCGTGGACGCGCCTGGCGCTGGGCATGACGAGAAGCACGACCTGCAGTTCACGC
Protein-coding regions in this window:
- a CDS encoding ABC transporter permease — translated: MTGPDGKVLTTTMPPAGTRKERRVPELLGPLLALVVLLLFNALFTPNFLTPQTLNVNLTQVATTVIVAVGMTLVIATGGIDLSVGALMAISGALAPMLFLHPPFGSPALGLALAFVLPVLAAGAFGLFNGTLVARFNIQPFIATLILFIAGRGIAQVITNGQLQTFSHPGFQYIGLGRPLGIPFQVILMVLVVGLFAWVMRRTVFGRQVLAVGGNEAAARLAGVPVGRVKLAVYGITGLLAGLAGLIVIAINASSDANQVGLNMELDAIAAVAVGGTVLTGGRATIIGTLIGALIIQLIRYTLLARGVPEAVALVVKAIIILVAVYIQRR
- a CDS encoding ABC transporter permease, whose amino-acid sequence is MTTTPAPLASPTRIRTAQLLQQYGVLVALGLLILFGALRYDGFLTPYNISTVLAYNSMFGLIALGMTFVIMTGGIDLSVGSVAALASVVAALLSPYGLWPALFGAVAAATLLGLINGLIIAYLKILPFITTLAMLLAARGLALMFSNNESVSADFDHGFTTFGQGSIGGVPFTAIVLFGAFAVGMLALRYTRFGRHVLAIGGNEEASRLMGLPVERTLVLVYVLSGALAGLAGVILASQFGAGQPTEGLGWELTAIAAVVVGGTLLTGGSGSVGSTLVGVLLLGMIFNILNFENGRGTISLSAYWQSVIRGAFLLVVVLLQNRLTRGSKP
- a CDS encoding phytanoyl-CoA dioxygenase family protein — translated: MTLSSATKPVQEQYDVPSIMAGIYGDGIIGLKGAFSREWVAQLGRELPELYTAALARPGGAVGRGTNRHYVEIHPEDISGFLDLVTHPWIVAVCTSVLGPNYKIVEIGFDVPNPGAKDQPWHRDFPATSETLVDRRLNSLAFNLTTVDVEEDMGPFEIAPGTQWDDPSEYDHGMFPPVSLFPRYHALAQRKLPKMGDISARSALTIHRGTANVSNKPRPVLVLGVDAPGAGHDEKHDLQFTRAYYEGLPQEVKDHLICRVVDELEPIMQGHTIEGLMMGDA